GGTATGGGCAATGTATTGGCATTTTTTGAATTACCTAACAGTGATGATATGGGCAGAGACGAAAATACACCGGCCTGGGTGCAGCATTTAGCACTTAAAGTTGCCGATGTAGATGCTTTAGTTGCAGCAAAAGAAAGCTTACAAAGTAAAGGGGTTGATGTATTGGGCCCTGTTCATCACGGTGTATTTAAATCGATTTACTTTTTTGATCCCAGTGGCCACCGATTAGAGCTCGCTGCTGATATCGGTACACCTGAACAATATAAACAACTAAATGACGTGGCGCATGCCATGATAGATGAATGGGCTGAAACCAAACGTGCGCCTAATCATGCTGCGTGGTTGCATGAACACGATTAGATTTGATACCAACTGATATGATAAAAAAGCGAGTAATAAACATTACTCGCTTTTATAATTCTTATTTACCAACACCATTAATGAATCTCTGTACGCTTGTTCCTTCTTTCTTTGTAAGACATTTGCCATTAATATTTTTTGCTAATGGCTTTCCAATTTTTAATATTCTTGCAAAACATTAAGTTAACGAATTTTCATTAAAATGATGTATTTTTAACCAATTTAACACTTGCTTAACAGATTTAATTCGGTAAAGTAATGAAAGCTACTGATTGGTAGCCAAATACAAAATGGAACTGAATACGCAATTAGGAAGCTAAAAAATACTCTTTGTAGTATTACTTTATTGCTAATAGGGATGGTTTAATCTTCATCAGGATTGATGACAATTAAGTCCAGGAGGATAATAAGGAAAGCCTAAGAAAGAGTCAGGACGACCGATAAGTAGAAACACCAAGGGAAGCTAGTAATAATAAACGGGAACACTGTTAGAGACATACAGGGATTGTTACCAAAGTAACGGATCACACTAAATTGGAACATGCATTTTGTCGAGTTTATATGACAATAATTCTCCTAAAGCGATGGCATTGCCATCGTTTTTTCTTTCTATCATCAGAATAATTACCCTCAAGCGTAAATCTACAGTAAAATAGTAGGTAATATTCATCGTTAACGTAAGCCTTATGACACGTAAAAAGAAATCTAGAAAACCTTCAGCCGCGCCAGTAAGGTTATCTAAGCAAGAAAAACAGCAACTTGCAGAGCTAAAAGATAAAAAACCGAAGAAACAAAAAGGCAAAAAGCCAGGTAATCGACAACAAGAAGCTCGAGATAGTAAAAATACTCCGCAACAAGCGCAGCATAATAAAGACCCACGTATTGGCAGTAAAAAACCCATTGCGTTAGGCACAACTGACAATCAACCGTCGGCGGCTAAACCGAAATATAAGCCAGAGTCATCACCTCGTGTTGCACCAATTCGCGAGGTAAATCATGTTGATAACACCGCTGAACTTAACAAAGAATTAAACAATATCGAACAAGACGAAGCTTTACAGGTTATCCTTGGTAAGCAAGAACAAGACATGGCCTTAACTGAGCAAGAAATTGATTACTACAATCAGTTAATGGATAAGCACCAAGCCATCAGCGAGCAGCTTGGCTTAACTGATGAGGAAGAAGAGAGCCATCAGTCACCAAAAGATGATGACGCTTTATGGGATACCCTCGATAAACAAGATTTTTCAGATTATCAATAACACAGGAACATTATGTTTGAACAATATTGGCTCGAATTATCCGTTATTGGCGGCCTAATAATCGCAGCGCTTGCTTTTTATGCAGGCATGTTATTAAAGCAAGTAAACCAGCAAAAAAAAACGCAACAAAGTGCACAAAAACAACAACAAGAAAAGTTGCGTGCGCATGACAAGAAGATACTCGATAGTGTTGTGATCATTGTCCGAGCAATGAAAGAGGAGCAATGTGAGTTATCAGAAGGTTGTTGGCGTTTAAGCGTATTACTCGACTCATTAAAAACATCGAGTAAACTTGCTAGTGAGTTTCCAAGCATTTTTGAGTTATACAATGCAATTAAGCACATGCCAATTCTTGAAGAACGTAAAAAGCTTGAAAAACGTGAACGCATGAAACTTGATTTAGTCAGAATGAAAGCAGAAAGTCGATTACAACCAAGCATTCATCAAGATATCGAGCTGTTACACCAATACGCTAATGAACGTATTTCAACCCTTAACGAAGAAGTTAACAGCGCAGCATAGTTACTAACCACATTTATATGTAAAGCTTGCGCTTGATCAAAAAGTTTTTTACCTGCATTGATAAAATACGAGTGTTCTACCCCTTTTGAACACTCGACTGTCAAACATCGTAAAGGCTAAACTAATGCAAACTGAACTGTATTTTGATCAAACATTACTGGGAAAATATAATACCAGTGGACCGCGCTATACTTCATACCCAACCGCGCTTGAATTTCATGATCACTTTACTGCTATTGATTTGGCTTCTGCGATAGAAAACTCAAAGAATAATACGTTATCGCTTTATGTTCACATCCCGTTTTGCCACTCATTATGCTACTACTGTGGTTGTAATAAAGTGGTTACGAGACAACGTGATAAAGCAGATATTTATCTTGATTATTTAATAAAAGAGTTAAAAACAAAAGCGCCGCTATTCCAAAAATATCAGGTTAAACAATTACATTTGGGTGGAGGCACACCAAGCTTTTTAACTAAAAATCAATTGAGCTTTCTTGTATATCATTTAAAAAAAGCATTTTCGTTTTTAGAAGACATTGAGATGAGCATTGAAATTGACCCCCGTGAAATTGATCTTGAGTTAATCGATCATTTATACGAATTAGGCTTTAATCGTTTAAGCATTGGCGTGCAAGATGTTGACGGTAAAGTACAACAAGCAATTAATCGTACGCAGTCAACCGACTTTATTGCCAGTATTATTGCGCGAGCAAAACGGCTAGGCTTTCGTTCAGTAAATGTTGATTTGATCTATGGCTTACCACATCAAACACCAGGAACATTCAGTAAGACTATCGATAAAGTCTACGAAATGAGCGTAGATCGCATTTCATTGTTTAGTTATGCACACCTGCCGAGTCGTTTCGCTTCTCAACGTAAACTACGTGATGAGTGGTTACCTAATGCACAAGAAAAATTTGCCTTGATGAAATTAGCTATTGAACGATTATGTCAATATGGTTATGAATTTATTGGTATGGATCACTTTGCTAAGCCTGATGATGAACTGGCTATAGCGCAGCGCGAAGGCACCTTACACCGTAATTTTCAGGGATATACCACTCAGGGTAGCTGCGATTTACTCGGACTAGGTGTCTCTTCAATCAGCGCTATTGGAAATAGCTATAGCCAAAACGAAAAAGAATTAAAACAATATTACCGTGCTATTGATGTACAAGGGCAAGCGATAACTAAAGGGCTAACATTAACACAAGACGATGTCATTCGTGGCCAAGTAATCAAGTCACTAATGTGTAATATGTATATTGATAAAACAGCTATCGAAAATCAATTTTCCATTTGTTTTGATCAATACTTTGCCGATGAATTACAAACACTCGCCTGTTTCATCAACGATGATTTAGTATCAATAACAAGACAACGCATTAACATTAATCAACGGGCACGATTATTAATTCGAATAATTGCCATGAGTTTCGATGTATATATGAAACAGCATTTGAATCAACAACGCTTTTCCCGTGTTATTTAGTCGCTTTGTATGTTTGATAAATATCAACATTATTTTGATTGGCTTGGCTGTAACTTAGCTGTCCCTCTGCAATATCAAAGTCACTAATACGTGTTTTAACCAGTGGTTGTATACTATCATTTTCACTTAACAGCGATAGAATCTCTTGCCTATTGCTATCAAACCAATACCAATACAGGCCCCTTTTACGCAAATTAAATTGACGTCCATTCATCACATAGTTAGCAAGCTCAAGATTGTTCACTAGTTCCTTATTCATATTCCCGACGAATAGTTGATGTTGCTGATCTAGCCATAAAGTATTTTGTTCTTTATCACTAAAATGTACATACTGCCAACGACGTTCAGCTTTAGATACGGAATCTGTTTTCAAGTCATAAAAGTGCACTTGCCATCGTTCATCGACTTTAACACTGTAAGCGATAACACTATTGCGCTTAAATGATACCCCTCTAATTTCATTTTGAGGTATTTTCAGTCGAATAAACGTTCCATCTTCCAACGAGATCAAGTGAATTTCATTTAATGTTAGTGCCATTAAATAACGGTCATCAGGCGACCAACGTAAATCTAAGTAATGCCTATCATCATTAAAGTGAGTGAGTTTCCGGCGAGTTAAACGATTAAGATCAGTGAGCCATACTTCTTCGTGGCCAGTCGCTAATGATATATAAGCAACCTGATTCGAATGATGGGAAAAACGAGAAAATTGCTCATTTACCGAACTGTCAGCAATCATCACTTGTTGTTTAGTGTCTAGCGCTAATAACGCAATATCTATATTCTTATTACCTGCTGAAAACAAATAATCTTGTCCATTAATGTGCCTTCTTGGAGCACGAATAACACGTGTGCCAGAATAAATAACGCCTTCTTTTTTCCCCGTTAAGCGATAACGAATCAATTCATAAGCGGGGTGTTCGCCCATCATGACGACATGGTTGCCATCATGGCTCCATATCGCACAACAAACATAAGCGTTTAGTTTAAATAAAAAGGTTAATTTATCGCGTTCTATATCTAACTGATAAAAACCTTCCCATTGTTGTTGGTCGGGAGATGAGATTAATAATTTATTTTCTGTCGGGTGCAAATCGAACTGGCTATTCCCCCCTAAATAAATGTCAGGTTGTGCTACTCGCCTCTGTTCACCAGTTTCACTATGAATGGAAAACAATGCATATGGTGTAGCGATGCCATTATTTTCAGCATACACTAAACGTTTATCATCATGCGTAAATAAAATTTTGCCAAAACTGCCAGCTGTACAATTATGAATGAGTGTTGGCTTTCCTAACGTCAAGCCACTAATCTCTCGAATGAAATATTGGCATTGATTGCTATTTCCGACTAAATACGCCAGTTTTGTCCCGTCATCATTCCAACTTGCAGGGCCAACACCTATGTCTCCATGATCATCAATCGTGATCACTTTTTCATCAGCAATTCGTTTTATTCTTAAATACACATTACCTTGTATGTTAGATAAATAGGCTACCCGCGTACCGTCTGGTGAAAATTCAGGGAAAAGCTCATCACCAGCATCTGTGGTTAATGCTTGAGCTGATGTTGTTATTCTCGCTTCATTATTTACCGGCCAAATTAGGTAAGTCATAAGTATAAACGCAATCATCAATAACATGATAATTAACTGACGCTTCGGCTTCTCTATCAACGAATTTGGCAGTAACTCTGCATGATTCACTTCGCTATCTGAATGATTAACAACAGGGGGATTTGTCTGCATTACTCGTGGCAGAGAATCTTCTAAAATATTATCAGTCGGTTGTGGTGTCGTTTCTCTAGTAGTTTGTTGCTCATCCACCCTTGTGACAGTCGCAATAAACTTATAGCCTTTTTTCGGAAAAGTGGCGATAAATTGGGGTTGTCTCGGGTTATCTGCAAACGCTTTCCTCAGCTTTGTAATCAGTTTACTTACCGTATTATCGCTGACAACCCTTCCAAGCCATACGTTTGTGATTAACTCATCTTTACTAATAATCACATCTGGGTGCTGACAAAAATATCGCAACAACTCTACTGCCATAGGCTCTAACTGTAATGTCTGTTTTTCATCGACAAGTGACTGTTGTTGATCACAAAAAATAAAGTGTGCTATTTGCCAGCGCATAGTTGTATCTACACCGTGTTAAGTGATTGTAAATTATCATAAACCACTTAGCTGGTCACGAAAAGTCATCAAAAGTCATGGTTTAATCACGACACTTTTTGTAAACCAAGTATCTTTGTTGCGTAACTTCAATCTATCAAAACGCTCATATAACCATTAAGAATTATTGCGTTAATAAGGATAAAAAATGATTATTTTAACAACGTTTTTTCAGTCAATTGGGCGTTTTTTCCGACGTCCTTTGACTCAATTTATCGTGATAACTTTCACCGTCATTACCCCTGTCAAAGCAGAAGAAAACTCAAATGAATTGATAATGCCTAGTCAGCTAAAAGGTGCTCCAATGACTTCTCGAGATCACGCTTTGTCGTTATTAACTGATACGATATTTCACCAACAGTTGCTCGCTTTAGCACAGCAATTACCGGCGAGTGTTGTAGAAGAACAAAGTATGTTCAGTAAAGTTGCGTTACTATCACTCTTAGGCAATCACAAACAACTGTTATCTCTTATCAATAAACACCCCAATGGTATTAACTATAGCCATTACCAATTATACAGCCAAGCTTTACAATTATTGAAAGATAAACAATCTGATCTTGGGTCTGCCATTAGTCAACAGTTTTCACATCGATTGGATAAGGCTGATGACGAAGCATTAGTGAATTTAAGCTTAGCACTTGGTTGGTCTATCGATAATGCGCAAGATTATGCCTATAACATTTTTAAGGGATTAAAAAACGAAGAAACACTGTCGATAAACCAAGCCATTAATTTAATTACCAATGCACATCTTTATCGAGTGCTTACTGAGGTCATTCCGCGAGTGAATCCCATGCTCGTTACAGAGCAAAATAAACGATTTGATATTCAACCTGAAGTATTAATAACAACCAGTGAAGGCATTGAACTCACAGCCACTATTGTGATGCCGAAACATCGGGAAATGACTTTACCTACAGCCATGCAATTCACTATTTATGCCGACGAAAAAAGCCATATAAAAACAGCTATGCATGCCGCCGCACATGGCTATATCGGCCTAATTGCTAACACTAGAGGCAAACGCTTAAGCAGCAATACTATTACGCCATTCGAACATGATGGACAAGATGCGACAGCAGTCATCAATTGGATCAGTAAACAACCATGGAGTAATGGCGAAGTAGTCATGTATGGCGGTAGTTATAATGGTTTTACCCAATGGGCAACAGCCAAACATATGCCAAAAGCGCTCAAGGCAATAGCACCCTATGCAGCTGCAAGCTTAATTACCGGTTTACCATATGAAAACAACATTATGTTAACGGCAAATTATGAATGGGCATTTCATGTCACCAATAACAAAACCGTTGATCATAGTGTTTACGCCAATTGGCAAAAGCGAAATGCACTCGTTAAAGAACTGTATGAAAGTGGAAAATCAATCTCATCTATTGACAAATTAGACGGAAAAAATAATCCATGGTTCCAAAAATGGTTAAAGCACCCAAGCTTTGATACTTATTATCAAGCAATGGTACCAGTAAAACATGAATATCAAAGAATAGATATTCCCGTATTAACAATTACAGGTTATTTCGATGGTGGGCAGATTTCTGCATTAGATTACTTAACCCGTCACTATCAACATAGCCCAAATGCAGATCATACTTTGTTAATCGGACCATATAATCACCATACAGCGCAAAACAAGGTAAGAACTCATCACAGCAACTACAAACTTGACGCCGTAGCGCTAGAAAAAGACACGGAAGAAATCGTTTTTCAATGGTTTGACTATTTATTAAAAAATACAGCAAAGCCAACGTTGCTAAAGAACAAAGTGAACTATCAAGTAATGGGAAGTAACCAATGGCTACATAAAGCGTCATTAGCAGAGATGAATAAAAACGCACAATCGTTTTATTTTCAGACTAACGCTAATGAACAGGGGCATTATTTGCTAAGTAATAAAATGGATTCAAAACTGAATTTTATAAAACAAACCGTAGATATGGCTGATCGCACAACAGAACACAACGTTTCTCCTTGGCCAATCATGTCAGAATCATTTAACGTTGATAATGGCGTCGTCTTGATGACCGAGCCTTTTGAGCAACCCATGGAATTATCGGGTCAAATACATGGTACTTTATCATTGGCCGTTAATAAAAAAGATGTTGATATAGGTTACACGTTGTTTGCCATTGATCGGTCTGGTAAAACCATGCACCTGCAAACTTATATCAGCAGAGCAAGCTACGCACATAATATGAGTAGGCGAGAGCTGTTAACCCCTAATGAGAAAAAAAATATTCCTATCGTTAACGCTAGAATGACTGCAATGCTGTTGAAAAAAGGCAGCCGACTTGCCATCGTGTTAAATGTGAATAAAAATCGCAACGCACAAGTTAATATGGGGTCAGGTAAAGATGTTGGTAGTGAAACTATCGCTGATGCTGGCAAACCATTAGTCTTAACTTGGTTTAACGATAGTGAAATTAAATTACCTCTAAAGGTTTGGCAGCCTTAATTAGTTAAGAAACTACCAATAAGGTAGTTTCTTTTTTTTATTTCTAAATCAAGGATTAAGCTGTTTTATATGCCGCGTTAAATCCTCAATAGGCATCGGCTTTGCCAAATAGAACCCTTGCGCTTCTTCGCATCCCATATTTTGCAATAAAGACAATTGTTGCTCTGTTTCTATGCCCTCAGCAACAATATTAACCCCGAAGCTTTTTGCCATAACGATAATGGCATTGACGATCGTTTTTGAGCGTTCGTCATGTTCTATTTCAGAAATAAAACTGCGATCAATTTTTATTTCATCCACGGTTAAATCTTTTAGCATCGTAAGTGATGTGTAACCAGTACCAAAGTCATCGATAGAGAAGGTAATACCACTTTGTTGTAGATCCGAAATAATATCAACACTTTGGCTCATATCAGTTAATGTTGCTGTCTCGGTAATTTCAATACGTACATAATTTGCAAAATATTCAAGACTTTTAATAAATTTTGCAAGTACACGCATTTCATCAATATTATTAAATTCTGTCGCTGATACATTAATTGAAATATGTTGTAAAATTCCATTAAGTAAGCCTGCTCCGGCTAACTCTTTAGCTGCTTTACCGACAACAAATTTAGATATAGCACTCGTTAAATAATTATCTTCAGCAAGTGGAATAAAATCTGCTGGAGATACAAAACCATGCTTTTCGTGAACCCAGCGTACTAACACTTCAACACCACTCACGGCCAGTGTTTTTAAATTATATTTAGGCTGATAGACAACTGATAGGGTTTCATTTTCAATCGCCTGTCGTAAATCTAGTACCAATTGCCGTCGTTGCATGGCCTTTTCTGTCAAAACTCGATCATGATATTGAATAGCATTTTGTTGCTTTTTCGCTATTTCCAACGCTTCTGTTGCCGACACCATTAATTCTTTCGCATTCCTACCGTCTGTTGGATATAGTGCAACGCCAATACAGCAAGTTACATTAATACCATTATGTTTCGCACGTTTTGCAAACAATCGTTGAAAACTTAAAACATGATCATCCATATCAAAGGCTTCATCGGTATTTATAAGAGCAAAACTAGCAAATTGATCGGCATGTAACCGAGCCGTCACAGAACCCGCAAGCGTCGCTTTTGAGATATCAGCTGCTAATTCTCGTAAGAACATGTCAGCGCGGTCAAAACCTATCGTTTCATTTAACGCTTTAAAGTCATCAATGTCTAAATAACCGAGAATGATTTGTTCATGAGAGTGAAGTGAGCGTATAGATTTATCCAAAGAACGGATGAACATATTAATACTATATAGCCCCGTCAGACCATCTAAGTCATTGGTTTTCTCTAATGCTCGGTTATTTCGGTACACCAATAACAACAGCATCATTGCAGTTACAAAAACGAAAATGAGTCCTTTATACGTTTGTGCAAGTGCGCGTAAATTTGCACTGTCAATAAAGGTTTCAACGGCAAAATCTGAGAACAATATCCAAAGACCCGAAAATACTGCGTAAATAAAGGCGATTCTCACCGCCGAATTAACGACTTTATCCATAAAAATTTGCTCTCAATACTGCGCTTATTATAATGGCAGAGGTTTAGTTCATACCCAATTTATTACATATACATCATGACTCATCAGATAACAATGATACCCAATCAGTTACCTATCATTGATTCAATAAATCATTGAATACATTATTATAGATTATACTGTTAATTGTGCTTAATTGCCTTAATACGTTTCTTCACCTGTCGCGCATAATAGATTGCAGGTACAATAACCATGATAGCAAGCGCACCTAATATCCAATGATGATGCTGTTCAAACAATTGCAGTTTA
The Thalassotalea hakodatensis genome window above contains:
- the hemN gene encoding oxygen-independent coproporphyrinogen III oxidase; translation: MQTELYFDQTLLGKYNTSGPRYTSYPTALEFHDHFTAIDLASAIENSKNNTLSLYVHIPFCHSLCYYCGCNKVVTRQRDKADIYLDYLIKELKTKAPLFQKYQVKQLHLGGGTPSFLTKNQLSFLVYHLKKAFSFLEDIEMSIEIDPREIDLELIDHLYELGFNRLSIGVQDVDGKVQQAINRTQSTDFIASIIARAKRLGFRSVNVDLIYGLPHQTPGTFSKTIDKVYEMSVDRISLFSYAHLPSRFASQRKLRDEWLPNAQEKFALMKLAIERLCQYGYEFIGMDHFAKPDDELAIAQREGTLHRNFQGYTTQGSCDLLGLGVSSISAIGNSYSQNEKELKQYYRAIDVQGQAITKGLTLTQDDVIRGQVIKSLMCNMYIDKTAIENQFSICFDQYFADELQTLACFINDDLVSITRQRININQRARLLIRIIAMSFDVYMKQHLNQQRFSRVI
- a CDS encoding CocE/NonD family hydrolase codes for the protein MIILTTFFQSIGRFFRRPLTQFIVITFTVITPVKAEENSNELIMPSQLKGAPMTSRDHALSLLTDTIFHQQLLALAQQLPASVVEEQSMFSKVALLSLLGNHKQLLSLINKHPNGINYSHYQLYSQALQLLKDKQSDLGSAISQQFSHRLDKADDEALVNLSLALGWSIDNAQDYAYNIFKGLKNEETLSINQAINLITNAHLYRVLTEVIPRVNPMLVTEQNKRFDIQPEVLITTSEGIELTATIVMPKHREMTLPTAMQFTIYADEKSHIKTAMHAAAHGYIGLIANTRGKRLSSNTITPFEHDGQDATAVINWISKQPWSNGEVVMYGGSYNGFTQWATAKHMPKALKAIAPYAAASLITGLPYENNIMLTANYEWAFHVTNNKTVDHSVYANWQKRNALVKELYESGKSISSIDKLDGKNNPWFQKWLKHPSFDTYYQAMVPVKHEYQRIDIPVLTITGYFDGGQISALDYLTRHYQHSPNADHTLLIGPYNHHTAQNKVRTHHSNYKLDAVALEKDTEEIVFQWFDYLLKNTAKPTLLKNKVNYQVMGSNQWLHKASLAEMNKNAQSFYFQTNANEQGHYLLSNKMDSKLNFIKQTVDMADRTTEHNVSPWPIMSESFNVDNGVVLMTEPFEQPMELSGQIHGTLSLAVNKKDVDIGYTLFAIDRSGKTMHLQTYISRASYAHNMSRRELLTPNEKKNIPIVNARMTAMLLKKGSRLAIVLNVNKNRNAQVNMGSGKDVGSETIADAGKPLVLTWFNDSEIKLPLKVWQP
- a CDS encoding winged helix-turn-helix domain-containing protein, whose translation is MRWQIAHFIFCDQQQSLVDEKQTLQLEPMAVELLRYFCQHPDVIISKDELITNVWLGRVVSDNTVSKLITKLRKAFADNPRQPQFIATFPKKGYKFIATVTRVDEQQTTRETTPQPTDNILEDSLPRVMQTNPPVVNHSDSEVNHAELLPNSLIEKPKRQLIIMLLMIAFILMTYLIWPVNNEARITTSAQALTTDAGDELFPEFSPDGTRVAYLSNIQGNVYLRIKRIADEKVITIDDHGDIGVGPASWNDDGTKLAYLVGNSNQCQYFIREISGLTLGKPTLIHNCTAGSFGKILFTHDDKRLVYAENNGIATPYALFSIHSETGEQRRVAQPDIYLGGNSQFDLHPTENKLLISSPDQQQWEGFYQLDIERDKLTFLFKLNAYVCCAIWSHDGNHVVMMGEHPAYELIRYRLTGKKEGVIYSGTRVIRAPRRHINGQDYLFSAGNKNIDIALLALDTKQQVMIADSSVNEQFSRFSHHSNQVAYISLATGHEEVWLTDLNRLTRRKLTHFNDDRHYLDLRWSPDDRYLMALTLNEIHLISLEDGTFIRLKIPQNEIRGVSFKRNSVIAYSVKVDERWQVHFYDLKTDSVSKAERRWQYVHFSDKEQNTLWLDQQHQLFVGNMNKELVNNLELANYVMNGRQFNLRKRGLYWYWFDSNRQEILSLLSENDSIQPLVKTRISDFDIAEGQLSYSQANQNNVDIYQTYKATK
- the yihI gene encoding Der GTPase-activating protein YihI encodes the protein MTRKKKSRKPSAAPVRLSKQEKQQLAELKDKKPKKQKGKKPGNRQQEARDSKNTPQQAQHNKDPRIGSKKPIALGTTDNQPSAAKPKYKPESSPRVAPIREVNHVDNTAELNKELNNIEQDEALQVILGKQEQDMALTEQEIDYYNQLMDKHQAISEQLGLTDEEEESHQSPKDDDALWDTLDKQDFSDYQ
- a CDS encoding DUF2489 domain-containing protein, coding for MFEQYWLELSVIGGLIIAALAFYAGMLLKQVNQQKKTQQSAQKQQQEKLRAHDKKILDSVVIIVRAMKEEQCELSEGCWRLSVLLDSLKTSSKLASEFPSIFELYNAIKHMPILEERKKLEKRERMKLDLVRMKAESRLQPSIHQDIELLHQYANERISTLNEEVNSAA
- a CDS encoding VOC family protein; translated protein: MIKIEKVHHVAYRCKDAKETVEWYKEKLNMDLVLAIAENEVPSTKAPDPYMHIFLDAGMGNVLAFFELPNSDDMGRDENTPAWVQHLALKVADVDALVAAKESLQSKGVDVLGPVHHGVFKSIYFFDPSGHRLELAADIGTPEQYKQLNDVAHAMIDEWAETKRAPNHAAWLHEHD
- a CDS encoding putative bifunctional diguanylate cyclase/phosphodiesterase, which gives rise to MDKVVNSAVRIAFIYAVFSGLWILFSDFAVETFIDSANLRALAQTYKGLIFVFVTAMMLLLLVYRNNRALEKTNDLDGLTGLYSINMFIRSLDKSIRSLHSHEQIILGYLDIDDFKALNETIGFDRADMFLRELAADISKATLAGSVTARLHADQFASFALINTDEAFDMDDHVLSFQRLFAKRAKHNGINVTCCIGVALYPTDGRNAKELMVSATEALEIAKKQQNAIQYHDRVLTEKAMQRRQLVLDLRQAIENETLSVVYQPKYNLKTLAVSGVEVLVRWVHEKHGFVSPADFIPLAEDNYLTSAISKFVVGKAAKELAGAGLLNGILQHISINVSATEFNNIDEMRVLAKFIKSLEYFANYVRIEITETATLTDMSQSVDIISDLQQSGITFSIDDFGTGYTSLTMLKDLTVDEIKIDRSFISEIEHDERSKTIVNAIIVMAKSFGVNIVAEGIETEQQLSLLQNMGCEEAQGFYLAKPMPIEDLTRHIKQLNP